The DNA region GCCGCATGCTCACGCCGTCGAACCTTTCTTGGGCAAAGAGCTCGCGGGCCGCACTGATAATGAGCTCGCGAGTGTCTGTACCACCACTGCGCCGCCCTCGCTTGCTGCTGATTTCAGCAGGGTTCCCCTGAGTGCTCATCGTCCCCCTCAAATTCAGCGTAATTCACCGAATTATGAATTGAGCGTAGATTCGCCTCGACATAATGTCCAGTGGCTCGCTCTTTGTGTCATCACAGCGTCAGCATAGGGTTTTGGTGAACTATAAATTAATGATTAAGCCTTCCGACACTATGGATAATTCGGGCCTGTACGAGAAGTTACTGGGCCGCGACCGGCGACAAAAGCGCCGACGTCGGATAGTCATCAGTTCGGTGGCGGCGCTCGTCGCAGTCCTACTGTGCGTCGGTGGTTTTGTTGTTTACAGCTGGGTCAGTTTGCAAAACGGTATTCATCGTTCGGATATTTTGGGTCATCAAGTACCGCCGCTCAACGGCGATCAAAACATCTTGGTCATGGGGCTAGACAGCAGGCTGGACGAAGACGGGAAACCACTGCCAGCTGAAGATTACGATGCCTTGCATTCAGGTGATTCCAGCGATGGCGGCTACAACGCAAACGTACTCATGCTTTTGCATGTGCCAGCAAATGGTGCCAAAGCTACCGTCATCTCGATTCCCCGCGACGACTATGTGGACATTCCTGGTGCGCCGAAGGGCCAAACGAAGGCGAAGATCAAAGAAGCCTACGGTCTTGCTCTGGCCGAGGCCACGGATCAATTGACCGGCAAGGACGGGATGAGCGCGGAGCAGGTGTACCAAAAAGCCCGAGATGCTGGACGTAAAGCTGAGCTTGCCACGGTTTCGAAGTTCCTGGGTGGGGTGCAAATAGACCATTTTGTCGAAGTAACGATGGGCGCTTTCTTGGGGATTGCCAAAGCGGTTGCACCGATTACCGTCTGCTTGAACAATGCTACTCAAGACAGCTACTCAGGTGCAGATTTTAAGGCCGGTGTGCAACAGCTAGACGCTCAACAGGCGGTTTCTTTTGTGCGTCAGCGCCGCGATACCGCGAACCCGAAAATTCAGTTGACCGACTTAGACCGGGCGCGCAGACAACAAGCCTTTATTGCCTCGGTAGGGCACCAGCTCAAAGACCAAGGAACGTTCCAAGATATTGGCAAACTGCAAGGAATTCTCAACTCGGTGAAGTCCAAGATTGCCGTGGACTCTGGTTTGGACCTGATTACCTTTGCGCAACAGGCAAAGTCGTTAGCTGCTGGCAATATGGCATTTAGCACGCTGCCAATTGTGAAATTTGGCTACACCAATAGCGGCGAAGCAATCAATATTGTTGACCTGGCGCAAATCAAAAGCACGGTTAAAGACCTACTGGAACCGGCTAGTAGCCAACAACCTTCGACGGCGGCAGGTAGCGGCTCCGCGACACCAACACCTGGCAATTCAAGTCCGCAGGCGCCCACTGAGTCTGGCGATTCCGGCAGTGCTCCTGCGCAGGACAACCATTACGATGACTGGACCGGTGCGCTGCAAGGTGGAGCGGTGGCCTGTGTTAACTAGTGGTCAAATGTTAACTAGCGGTCGAAGTGGCGATTGCCCCAAATAGGGTCATCTTCGGGCGGAGTCCATTTCGGCTCTTCGCCCCGGAAGGAATAATCTCCGCGCTCTAGCCGGGCGATGATCCCGCGGGTCCAGGACAAATTGCCTTCGACGATCGACTTCATAAAATAGAAATGCTCTACGACGTGTGGCGGAGCTTCCGGACCCGTGGTGTCGAAATTATCGATTGCGCTGTTGAGCTCTGCGAGTCGCGCGGTACACGCTCGCAGGCGTTCACCCAGCAGCGTCAAAACCTCTGCTCGGGTCAGGAACGCCAAGAACCCGATGCTAGACATAGTGGTGGCGATAGTATGCGAGTCAGTATCGGTCAGAGCATGCTTGACCAGCCGAGTGAATTCCTCGATGCCAGCCGCAGTGGTGCGGTAAGACGTTTTGGCCGCGGATCCGCCGTCGTCCTTGGTCGGTTCAACTACCTCCAAGAGGCCATCCTTGGCCAGCGTGCTGAGGGCGGAGTACACCGAACCCGGTTTCACATTGGCCCATTGATCGACTTTCCAAGAATTGAGTTCTTGGAGGAGTAAGTAGCCATGTGCCGGTTCGAAAATGCGCACGACGCCGAGCACGAGCAACCGGGTGGAGTAGGGGGCCATGCATCGAGTTTAAGGCACGATCATCTCTCGGTTACTGCCTGCATTTGTAACGGGTAGATTAGTACTGACTTTTTGCTTTGCTCCGCCGATCCTCAGAAGGGAGCCACCCGCGTGGTTCTTCGACTCTCTACCTTGTTCCTGCGCACTTTGCGAGAAGATCCGGTTGACGCCGAGATTGCCAGCCACAAACTTATGGTTCGAGCTGGTTACATCCGGCGGGCGGCTCCTGGAATTTACAGCTGGCTACCGCTGGGTCTACGGGTCCTGGGCAAAGTCGAAGCAATTATTCGCGAGGAAATGGCTGCCATTGGTTCTCAAGAAGTCCATTTTCCTGCCTTGTTGCCGTGTGAGCCTTATGAGGCGACAAATCGTTGGACCGAATACGGCGATGGAATTTTTCGGCTCAAAGACCGTAAAGGCAACGACTATTTGCTTGCGCCCACGCATGAGGAAATGTTCACGCTCCTGGTCAAGGATCTCTACGGCTCCTACAAAGACCTGCCCGTAAGTCTTTTTCAGATCCAGAACAAGTACCGTGACGAAGCTCGTCCGCGTGCGGGCCTGATGCGCGGTCGCGAGTTCATCATGAAGGATTCGTATTCCTTCGACATTGACGACGCCGGCCTGGACATTAGCTATGAAGCGCACCGGGCCGCTTATTTCAAGATTTTCGAACGGTTAAGCCTAGAAGTAGTTGCGGTCAAAGCCACTGCTGGCGCCATGGGCGGCTCGAAGAGCGAAGAGTTCCTGCACCCGACCCCGGTTGGCGAAGATACTTATGTGCGCTCAGCGGGCGGATACGCGGCGAATGTTGAAGCGGTTAGCACTGTAGTGCCCGCGGATATCGACTTCGCTGATCTGGCTGATGCTATGGTGCATGACACGCCAAATACGCCGACCATCGAAACCTTGGTAGCGGCGGCGAATTCGATGGTTCCCCGCGCTGATGCGCCGTGGACTGCAGCAGATACGCTCAAGAATGTGGTGCTCGCAGTAGATCTGCCTGCGGTGGGGGATAAGAAAGCTGAGCGACGACTCGTCGTCATCGGCGTTCCTGGCGACCGCGGTGTAGATCTGAAGCGAATAGAAGCCAACATCTCCACGCACCTCGGCATTGGTGGCGAAGTTGAGATTGAACCCGCAAATGACGAGGACTTGAAGAAGAACCAGCTACTCGTCAAGGGCTACATTGGCCCGGGACTTTCGCTCGATGCTGCGGTACTGGGTCTTGAGAGTAGCAGCAAGCTTTTGTACCTTGTGGACCCGAGAGTAGTTTCCGGCACCAGCTGGATCACCGGAGCCAACGAGCACGGCAAGCACGTCTTCGGCCTGGTCGCTGGCCGGGACTTTGCGTGGGATGGCGTGATTGAAGCGGTCGAAATCCGCGAAGGAGACGAAGCGCCGGACGGCTCGGGCCCGCTGGAAATTGCGCGTGGCATTGAGACGGGTCACGTGTTCCAGCTCGGGCGCAAATATGCTGAAATCTTCGACTTGAAGGTATTGGACCAGAATGGCAAGCAAGTTGTTGTCACGATGGGTTCCTACGGCGTTGGTGTTACCCGCGCGGTCGCGGCAATTGCTGAAGGCAATAACGATGACCGCGGTTTGGTTTGGCCCATTGCGGTCGCCCCCGCTGATGTGCACGTCGTCGCCGTCGGTCGAGACAGCGAAGTTTTCGAGACTGCGGAAAAGCTAGCGGCAGATTTGGAAGCAGCTGGGCTTGATGTGATTTTGGATGACCGGCAAAAAGTCTCTCCCGGAGTCAAATTTGGCGACGCCGAATTGATCGGCGTGCCGATGGTGTTGGCTGTTGGCCGCGGGCTGGTAGACGGCGTCGTCGAACTGAAAAACCGTCGCACCGGTGAGCCGAACAACGTTCCGGTTGCTGACACGGTTGCTGAGGTTCTCGCTTTGCGCGAGACCCTCAGCTAAGTTCTCAGATCGGAATGCTTTCCGGCTTCGAGGACATCTCATTTTTTACGATCCTGCTGATTGTCGTGGCTGGTTTTGCGGCAGGCTGGATTGATGCCGTTGTAGGCGGCGGTGGGCTAATCCAGCTGCCGGTGATGCTGATGATTCCTGGAATTACGCCGATTCAGGCCTTGGAGACTAATAAAATGGGCTCCATTTTTGGCACGGCGACCAGCTCAGTAACGTACTATCGACGGGTAAAACCTGATCTAAAGACCGCGTTACCCATGGCGGTTGTCGCGTTGGCTGGCAGCTTTGCCGGTGCTTTGCTTGCCGCGAATCTGCCGCAGTCAGTTTTCAAGCCGATCATTGTGGCGGCGCTTATTGCGGTAGCGATATTTACCGCGGTGAAGCCTAATATTGGCGAGCTAACCGCCTTGCGGCATCGTGGGCACCGGCACTATGTTCTCGCGTGTCTGATCGGTGCGGTGATTGGTTTTTATGACGGTGTGATTGGTCCCGGTACTGGATCATTTTTGATTATCGCGCTGGTCACCGAGATGGGTTACGCTTTTTTAGAAGCCAGCGCCAAAGCAAAAATCGTCAATTTGGCTACTAACCCCGGTGCGTTGTTGTTTTTCTTACCGCATGGTTCATTGCTGTGGGGAGTGGGTTTGGTGCTGGGCGGATCGAATATGGCTGGTGGTTACCTGGGCGCCCGAATGGCGGTGGCTAAGGGAAGTAAATTCATTCGGATTGTGTTCTTGGCCGTGGTGGCAGTATTGATCGTCAAACTGGGCTGGGACGTGCTGCAGGAGAATCTGCTGCACGCTAGCTGATTCCAGTCTTGAACCTGGGAGCAGGTTTTCAGATAGCAAGACGCCTTTGCGATAGGCAGAAGAACCGTCTTCTAGCTATCCGAATGTTGTCTTGCTATCTGAACCGGGATCAGATGATTTCTAAGCTATGCGGGTGAGGTAAGTCGGAGATCGTGCGGCCAGCGAGCGTGCTGCCAATCCATAGGCAGCGTTGCAGGTCCTTGAGGTGGTCAGCTTTTCCGGCTGGCCAAAGAGCATCCTCAACTTCGCGCACAATGCACCATTGCCTAGCGATTTCTGCGTCAAGCCCGGCGGCCGCACACAGCAGGTTGAGCCGATCGAGCAATGCGAGTTCAGGATTGCTTTCAGGTAAATCTTTTAGCCGGTTGTTGAGCATTGGTGCGACGGCGTATTCGGCCTCGCCCAGCCAGCCTTGCGGATCGATGGCCTGGAAGTCTTTTGCTTCCCAACCGGTGGTTCCAGGCCGAGCCAACACGTTCATGCCGTGCAGATCGCCATGCAACAGTACATCGTTGGACTCTCTGCGACCCAGCACTCCCCGGGTTTGGCAAACCTCTAACGCAGCTTCCAGCAGCCAACGCGGAAAGGGTTCATCGAGCCGGGCCCAATCCGCGGGAAAATCATCGCTCCATCGCTCAGCCTGGTCGGCGAGCGAGGGGATCTGACTCCACTCAGGACGAATATCTTGCTTGATGGACAGCTCTTTCATCACTGCACCCCAGACCCGAATAGCATCTGGCATTGGCGCGGATTGCAGCCAACGATCCGCATCCAGTCGTTCCAGAAGTAAGGCAAAATCGGCTGCGTCGTGGTCGAGTAAGCGTGCTGCGCCGTGGCCGCCCCAGAGCTTCAAAGTCGCGGCTTCATGGCCAATATCCTCGTAAGGGAAAGCAATCTTGAGCACGGCTTGGTCAGCGCCTTGACGGAGCACCGGAATAGCGATGCCGGTAAAGCCATTCCACGGCTGTTGACCAGGCAATAAGTCTGAGCTCAAGTCCCAACGCTCAAATGCGCTTTCAATGAGACCCGGAAGCCTAGTTAGCCAGGCTCGCCGCTCGGCAGTGTTGCTGTATCTCTGCGCTAAATCGGCGGGAATCGGGACTGTCATCAGGACGCCAGACCGGGCAGCTTTTGAGGTGGCGCGGCCCAGTTGAGCTGGTCTTTGCTGCTCGAGAGCATTTTCTCGATGGCCCAGTCTCGGAGCGCACCATCGCTGAGGCCAACCAAATCGGCGTAGCTAATACTGAGCTGATCTTGAAGGGTTGCGAGTCCCGGCACAGGCTGGGCTAAAAAGCTTTGGTCTAAGGTGATGAATGCCGGTTCTGGCAAGGGTGATTGCAGGCATTGTGCACGGAATTGCGCCCTCGTCTGGCTCAAGGCATCTTGATGTTGCGCCAGCAGCCCAAATGCCGTCTTGGCTGATTCCGGCGTCGCCAATCGAGTCGCGGCTACTTGGTAAGCGTAGACGGCCTTTTGCTCCGCCAAGGCGACAGCTGCCAAGGCCTGAGCGCTGCCGAGTTTGGTGTCGGCAGGAGGGGCAGTTGGCGTGGCACAAGAGGATGCCTCGGGCGGTGTGACTGCAGGAATAGCCACCATAGGCACCGTGATGCCTGCTTGTTTGGCAAGATACTGGGCAGAAATTGCTTGCCCAATACCGATTGCGGCAAGCAAGCGGGCCATACCAGGCTCAGTGTTGCGCGCCGTGGACAAGTTTGACAGTGCCGCTTTTGCCAGTCCATCGACGACGGCGGCAACAGCAACCGGAGTTGTCGCAGAGGATGACGGGGCCGTGGGGCTAGCACTGCTGGTAGCTGAGGGCCGGGTCAGCGCTTCGATTGAGGCGTTGAGAACTCCGACGGCGTAATTTGCCGCCGGAGCCGTTGCGCTATCAGGGGCAAGAGCTTTGAGCTGGGTAAGTAACTCGTTGGCCGAACTGAGCGAATCTTGCCTGCCCTGCTCGGTTGCCGAAATCTGCTGAGACTCATTATTTCGGTTGCTGATAATGCTGCCGGTAGCGAGCACCAGGACGGCAACAAGCAATAGCAGTAGCACTCGTCGCGACCAGTTCCACACATTGCGGCCAAGCCGACGTTCCGGATGCTCGAAGTCTTTGGCTTTTTCGCGAGCTTTTTCCTGCGCTTTCTCGCTGGCCTCAGAGGCGCGCAACGACTGTCGAGTGGCGTGTTCCAGCGGTTCGATTTCTGCTGGAATCGCCATCGCGGGTATTTCGGGTTCTGGAACGGGAATTGACTCGGGTTCTGAGCTCAGCTCGGGCTCTGGAACGGGTGCCGGCTCTGGTTCTAAGCGCGCTTCCGGACTCGGCTCCGACTGGGTTGCTGACTCTGCGGGTGCTGGTTTCTCGGGTGCTGGTTTCTCGGGTGCTGACTCCGCGGGCGCTGACTCCGCGGGGGCCAATTCCGTTACCGGCGCCACTTCCGCTAGAGGCACTGCTTCTAGCTCCGGAGCGGGTTTCGCTTCCGGCAAGTCTGGCGCTATTGCTTCGGCTGAATTGCTCTCCGCGATAATGATGACCGGCACTGAAACTGCGGCAACAGGAGGCCCAGCGGGCAAGCTTGCGCGGCGTGGCTTGCGAGTTTTTGCAGATTTGGATTTCGCATCGGATTCGACCGATTGAGCAGCAGAGCCCGTGGAAGACGACGGCAGGGAACTGTCGTCGTCGGAATTCTGGGCAATTTCTGGATCGGTCACAAAGTTCGATCATGCCATGTTTGAGGGCATTTTGCTCACTCAATGGGACCCGCCAGCCGGCATTCAGCCCGCCAGCCGTCGCCTAATCGCCCTAACAATCTGTAGGCTATACGTACAACATCATCACGTGGGTGCCCGAATGGGCCCAGGAAGGCTTCGATCATGTCCAAGCCGGATCGGTCGCCGAGTTCAGCAATCAATACTGCTGCACAGTCCCAACGACTCTTCGATTTCCTCCAACCCGCCGTTGTTGAAACAGGTTTATTCCTCGAAGAAGTGAATGTGCACCTTGCTGGTACGTAGCGGATCGTGCACGTCGTGGTCGATTTACCCGAAGATCAACAGGGCAGCGTTGGCCTAGACAAGATTGCTGAAGTTTCGCTAGCCCTTTCCTCCGCGTTAGATGCGGATCCGGAAGATGACGGACGTCCTTTTGATTTAGAAGTTTCCTCGCCCGGTGTGGGGCGTTCTCTAACCGAGTTGCGGCACTGGCGCCGGGCTTTGGGGCGGATGGCGACTTTGAAGCTTCGAAAAAGCGAGCAAGGCGAGTCCTTGTTCGGCAGAATTATTGAAGTTAGCCCGGACGGGGTGAAGATCCGCCCCGAACTGCCAGTGAAGAAAGGTATGAAGCCTAAACAGGCTGAACCTGAATTCATTGAGTTCGCGCAGATTCGCAAGGGCACGGTTGAGGTCGAATTCCATCGACTCGACGAAGAAGAGCAGGCTGGAACAGATTCCGGTCAGAAAGGTCAGGATTGAGATGGATATTGACATGAGCGCGCTGCGTTTGCTGGAGCGCGAACGTGAAATTCCGCTAGAGAAGCTCATCCCGACCATTGAGCAGGCGCTTCTTGTGGCCTATCGCAAGTCTCCTGGCGCTTTTGAGCAGGCTCGGGCGGAGATTGATCGCAAGAGCGGTCACGTGACCATTTGGGCCACCGAAATCGACGACGACGGCGCACCCGTGGGTGAGTTCGAAGATACCCCCGCTGGCTTTGGCCGCATTGCCGCCAGCACAGCGCGCCAGATCATCTTGCAGCGACTGCGTGATGTTGAGGATGAGAACGTTCTTGGCGAGTTCCGCGGCAAAGAAGGCGAACTAGTCTCCGGCCAAATTCAGCAGGGACACAATCCCAACATGGTCCAGGTCAATCTGGGCACAGTCGAAGGCGTGCTGCCGCCAACTGAGCAGTCGCCAGGGGAGCGTTACCCGCATGGCAGCCGGATTCGGGCCTTTGTTGTTGACGTGCATCGCGGCCAAAAAGGTCCATCAATTACCCTGTCCCGTTCACACCCGGGCTTGGTTCGGAAGCTTTTCGAGTTGGAAGTTCCAGAAATTGCGGACAAGTCCGTGGAAATCGTGGCGCTTGCGCGTGAAGCCGGCCACCGCACCAAAATCGCTGTTAAGGCTCATCGGCCCGGGATCAACGCTAAGGGAGCTTGCATCGGTGAGATGGGTTCGCGAGTACGTGCCGTGATGACGGAGCTCAATGACGAGAAGATCGACATCGTCGACTTCAGCGAAGATCCGGCAACCTTTATTGCCAGCTCACTTTCGCCGTCGCGCGTTAACTCAGTGACCATCACGGATGAGGCAACTCGTTCAGCACGGGTGATTGTGCCGGATTACCAGCTTTCACTGGCGATTGGCAAAGAAGGCCAAAATGCCCGGCTGGCAGCCAAGCTCACCGGTTGGCGAATCGACATCATTTCGGATGCGGTAGCAGAACCAACTGAGC from Renibacterium salmoninarum ATCC 33209 includes:
- a CDS encoding helix-turn-helix domain-containing protein, coding for MSTQGNPAEISSKRGRRSGGTDTRELIISAARELFAQERFDGVSMRQIARAAGVDPALVHHYFSSKDELFFCLR
- a CDS encoding LCP family protein, whose translation is MNYKLMIKPSDTMDNSGLYEKLLGRDRRQKRRRRIVISSVAALVAVLLCVGGFVVYSWVSLQNGIHRSDILGHQVPPLNGDQNILVMGLDSRLDEDGKPLPAEDYDALHSGDSSDGGYNANVLMLLHVPANGAKATVISIPRDDYVDIPGAPKGQTKAKIKEAYGLALAEATDQLTGKDGMSAEQVYQKARDAGRKAELATVSKFLGGVQIDHFVEVTMGAFLGIAKAVAPITVCLNNATQDSYSGADFKAGVQQLDAQQAVSFVRQRRDTANPKIQLTDLDRARRQQAFIASVGHQLKDQGTFQDIGKLQGILNSVKSKIAVDSGLDLITFAQQAKSLAAGNMAFSTLPIVKFGYTNSGEAINIVDLAQIKSTVKDLLEPASSQQPSTAAGSGSATPTPGNSSPQAPTESGDSGSAPAQDNHYDDWTGALQGGAVACVN
- a CDS encoding PadR family transcriptional regulator, translating into MAPYSTRLLVLGVVRIFEPAHGYLLLQELNSWKVDQWANVKPGSVYSALSTLAKDGLLEVVEPTKDDGGSAAKTSYRTTAAGIEEFTRLVKHALTDTDSHTIATTMSSIGFLAFLTRAEVLTLLGERLRACTARLAELNSAIDNFDTTGPEAPPHVVEHFYFMKSIVEGNLSWTRGIIARLERGDYSFRGEEPKWTPPEDDPIWGNRHFDR
- a CDS encoding proline--tRNA ligase → MVLRLSTLFLRTLREDPVDAEIASHKLMVRAGYIRRAAPGIYSWLPLGLRVLGKVEAIIREEMAAIGSQEVHFPALLPCEPYEATNRWTEYGDGIFRLKDRKGNDYLLAPTHEEMFTLLVKDLYGSYKDLPVSLFQIQNKYRDEARPRAGLMRGREFIMKDSYSFDIDDAGLDISYEAHRAAYFKIFERLSLEVVAVKATAGAMGGSKSEEFLHPTPVGEDTYVRSAGGYAANVEAVSTVVPADIDFADLADAMVHDTPNTPTIETLVAAANSMVPRADAPWTAADTLKNVVLAVDLPAVGDKKAERRLVVIGVPGDRGVDLKRIEANISTHLGIGGEVEIEPANDEDLKKNQLLVKGYIGPGLSLDAAVLGLESSSKLLYLVDPRVVSGTSWITGANEHGKHVFGLVAGRDFAWDGVIEAVEIREGDEAPDGSGPLEIARGIETGHVFQLGRKYAEIFDLKVLDQNGKQVVVTMGSYGVGVTRAVAAIAEGNNDDRGLVWPIAVAPADVHVVAVGRDSEVFETAEKLAADLEAAGLDVILDDRQKVSPGVKFGDAELIGVPMVLAVGRGLVDGVVELKNRRTGEPNNVPVADTVAEVLALRETLS
- a CDS encoding sulfite exporter TauE/SafE family protein, yielding MLSGFEDISFFTILLIVVAGFAAGWIDAVVGGGGLIQLPVMLMIPGITPIQALETNKMGSIFGTATSSVTYYRRVKPDLKTALPMAVVALAGSFAGALLAANLPQSVFKPIIVAALIAVAIFTAVKPNIGELTALRHRGHRHYVLACLIGAVIGFYDGVIGPGTGSFLIIALVTEMGYAFLEASAKAKIVNLATNPGALLFFLPHGSLLWGVGLVLGGSNMAGGYLGARMAVAKGSKFIRIVFLAVVAVLIVKLGWDVLQENLLHAS
- a CDS encoding aminoglycoside phosphotransferase family protein — translated: MTVPIPADLAQRYSNTAERRAWLTRLPGLIESAFERWDLSSDLLPGQQPWNGFTGIAIPVLRQGADQAVLKIAFPYEDIGHEAATLKLWGGHGAARLLDHDAADFALLLERLDADRWLQSAPMPDAIRVWGAVMKELSIKQDIRPEWSQIPSLADQAERWSDDFPADWARLDEPFPRWLLEAALEVCQTRGVLGRRESNDVLLHGDLHGMNVLARPGTTGWEAKDFQAIDPQGWLGEAEYAVAPMLNNRLKDLPESNPELALLDRLNLLCAAAGLDAEIARQWCIVREVEDALWPAGKADHLKDLQRCLWIGSTLAGRTISDLPHPHSLEII
- a CDS encoding DUF4439 domain-containing protein, which produces MTDPEIAQNSDDDSSLPSSSTGSAAQSVESDAKSKSAKTRKPRRASLPAGPPVAAVSVPVIIIAESNSAEAIAPDLPEAKPAPELEAVPLAEVAPVTELAPAESAPAESAPEKPAPEKPAPAESATQSEPSPEARLEPEPAPVPEPELSSEPESIPVPEPEIPAMAIPAEIEPLEHATRQSLRASEASEKAQEKAREKAKDFEHPERRLGRNVWNWSRRVLLLLLVAVLVLATGSIISNRNNESQQISATEQGRQDSLSSANELLTQLKALAPDSATAPAANYAVGVLNASIEALTRPSATSSASPTAPSSSATTPVAVAAVVDGLAKAALSNLSTARNTEPGMARLLAAIGIGQAISAQYLAKQAGITVPMVAIPAVTPPEASSCATPTAPPADTKLGSAQALAAVALAEQKAVYAYQVAATRLATPESAKTAFGLLAQHQDALSQTRAQFRAQCLQSPLPEPAFITLDQSFLAQPVPGLATLQDQLSISYADLVGLSDGALRDWAIEKMLSSSKDQLNWAAPPQKLPGLAS
- the nusA gene encoding transcription termination factor NusA encodes the protein MDIDMSALRLLEREREIPLEKLIPTIEQALLVAYRKSPGAFEQARAEIDRKSGHVTIWATEIDDDGAPVGEFEDTPAGFGRIAASTARQIILQRLRDVEDENVLGEFRGKEGELVSGQIQQGHNPNMVQVNLGTVEGVLPPTEQSPGERYPHGSRIRAFVVDVHRGQKGPSITLSRSHPGLVRKLFELEVPEIADKSVEIVALAREAGHRTKIAVKAHRPGINAKGACIGEMGSRVRAVMTELNDEKIDIVDFSEDPATFIASSLSPSRVNSVTITDEATRSARVIVPDYQLSLAIGKEGQNARLAAKLTGWRIDIISDAVAEPTEPAAE